A segment of the Carya illinoinensis cultivar Pawnee chromosome 1, C.illinoinensisPawnee_v1, whole genome shotgun sequence genome:
TACGCATTTTTTTTTAGCTCTCTTGAATGcatttgtaaagaaaaaaaaatttaatatttagtcAATGAGTTTTGCTTCTTATAAGTTGCGCAAACATGGTAATATTTATGGGACTACATTGGTTacaataaaaatctaaaattcaaaatttttttaaatactaattaGTGTATTAAGTCCATCAATAACTacatatagaaataaaatttcgcATTTTCAATTGTACGTTAAGAGGAATTGAATTGAGAGAGTCGGATGtaaaataattgatattaaATTAAAGTCTTGCCCTCTTAGGTAACAAAGGGTCCATAGCTCAGTGGTAGAGCATTTGACTGCAGATCAAGAGGTCACCGGTTCGAACCCGGTTGGGCCCTTGGGTGTtatgtttctttttgtttccaacAATATTCCTCTCCCCCCAACCAATTAAGCCAAATAAAAGTGTTAAACTCCCCCCCCTCCTAGGGACTCTTCTTGCTAATATGTTTGACTTAATTGTCCTTGATTACTGTCCCAATTTTTATATTCAGTTCAATGGCTCATGCACTTCTTAGGTAACCATTACCAACCCGTCATCAGCCCGAAAGCGGCCACAGAGAATAGAAGTCGAATCCAAGGACTGCCTCGTAAAGCAGCCTCCAACTTTGGGAGCAAATCTTTGAGTCGCAAGGGACCAGCCAGCGAAGGAGGCACGATCTGCCCAGCACGGCAAGGAAACAAGAGCCACCAGATTCGAGACCATGTAGTTCTTTCTGTATGTTCTCCTATAGCTGAAACAGGCTATGTGAACCGCCCATAAACGAGGACTTCCACCGTTCATTCAACAAATCAAACGTTTACAATGGGATGCTACTGAATTCTAATGTAAGAACAAGATCACCCCacacttttattttctctgaTTTGTGTTGGAAGTCAGACTAGAAATCAGATTAGGACATGTCCAGGCTGAACTCAGAAATTATTGGATAAATTTTACTAAACAAGCCCGATTAAGGATAGAGGAATATTTTAGACCGCCAAAAGAAGGCCTCTGAATTTTGCGCTTCACTTTTCACTCTTTGTATGTACAGCTCCAAAGTATGTGCTTGCTCATTTATGCTATCACTCGGCATTGCATCTTCAGCTAGCTGAACTGCTGCCATTTGAGATATTTGAAAGTTCTCTGCGGTGTGTTGCAGCTTCCTTGCAGTTGCTTCCTCACTGGTCATTACAAGGGATCCCAGTAAAGATTTGAGTTCACGCTTCGCTCCAGCTGTTAGAGACATGCCTTTCAAATGCTCTACCAGAGCCATTTCCTCACCAGGGCTACAAATGTCCAAGTAATTATTTTGTCAATGGGATTTGTGACTCAATTCAAACCGTAGCAAAAGAGAAGAggagatttgaaattaaataccAAAATACCTTCCAGGACggatttttcctctctttctctgttGCCTCATGTCTCTGGCCTTGCTTGCCGCACTTGAGATGATGGAAGACGATGTGGTCTTCCTGGTCCTGCTCATGGAATGAGGCAAACACTTGAACTAACGGTAGTTGATATCATCCTTCAGACAGACTTTgttaatgtaataaaatattaaattgggATGTTCAGTGTCAAAATTTAATCCAATTGAGTGGCAATCAAGTTTGGTAGAGTCCCGATCAAAAATAATGTTTGGTAGAGTCTGGTTGAAAATTGGATGAAAAAATGTCCAACCTGAGAATTTGCCAGACGCTTATAAAGACAGTGACTGCTGGGCGCTAAAAACAACTAATAACTGCGTAGAACCAATAAATCTACCGAAGAATAATATACTATGGATCCAAAGCTATATGACGAGTAGAATCATACCTTGTGGTGTAAGCACTCATTCCACTGAAATTACTGCTAGCCTCTGAAGCAGTATCATCATCAAGATCACTCATTGACCGTTCCTCAGCCTGGAGCTTTGCAGCAAGAAGTAATCTTCTCTGTCGAACAGCTAAGTAGCGGGCCAGATACTTCCCAACTTTTTCCAAGCTTTCCTCATATTCTCCTATTAGCATGCTTGCACATTCCAAAGATGCATTCTTCACTTCCAAGATTAAATCCTCTCTCCCGTGCAAAAATGCAACCCTCAAAGCTTCCTCCCAGTCTCTTGCactaattaacaaattaatGCCCTCATTTACATCTCCACAATACTCCAGAGCAATTTTGGCAGCTTCCCCAGGTTTACCAAGAGCTTGAAGTTCTTCAGAAAGCTCATGAGCGAGTTTCatgacctcatcttttcccatCTCAAGGAGCCCAGCCACTGTAAGCACACCACTCCAATTACCACAAGCACGATATGACTTTAAAGCCTTTTCCAAACTGAAACAGCACAAATAAGTTGTAGCAGCATCCTCAAAACATTTTTCCTCACTAAGATGATCTCCCCATGCCTCGAGGACTTGCTTCCTCTTGGCAGGATCATTGATAAGTCGAAGTCCCAATGAAAAAAGTTGAGGATTTTTCTTCATGAGGTTCATAAAATCGTCATAATGAGCATCTCCTGCAGAAACGATGTGTTTGAGAGCATTCACATACCTGCACAGCCTAAGGTCAATATTGTAGCGCATTAAGAGATCTGGCATGCGTTCCAACTCTTGAAGGAAAGGAAGAAATTCTTTTGGATCTCGCTGTGAGTTCAATGCTACTATAGCGGCAAGGTTCAAATCATAAAGGCCTAAAGCAGCCTCAAACACAGCCTCGGAATCAGATAACCACAAGAGATGCTTCAAAGCTTCTTCAGCAGAAGGGTAAGACCTTCTTTTAGGGTCATTAGAACTTGATAATTCCATTTCACGAGTAACTTTTATTCTCACCAAAGCTTCTTCAAGCAATGGCGGATCGCTACGAGCAAGAGTAGTCAAGATACAAAGTTCCCTTGCAGGGCTTTCTGGTAGTTGTTCTTCAAGAGCCTTCCTTATGGCCAGCAGAACAGAAGAAACCTTGTTATTGACATCAAGACCTTTCGGATCTCTAGCTTTCAGATCTTTGATGTCCTTTGAGCGAGGTAAAGATATGATATCTCCGTACAGTCCCTCTGTGACATTCTCATTCTTTATGGCACAAACGAACTCAGTTATGTGGCTCAAATTGTTAACCTGCCTAACAAACTCTGCAGCTGATTGGAGGAAAGCTTGCCAACCACAATGGTCAACCATGACACTGAAATCTATCCTATGCCGCCTGACCATGAGTAGTGCATCTCTGAAGCGTTCTTGGACCAATGCATTGATGATAGAGGCCATGACTAATTTTCTAGGGTAGATACATTCCATATTTCCCCTAGTTGTTTGTAATATGACAGCAGCTTCATCTCCATGCAGGACGCCAACAATTTTGGCACTTCTTtcccatatttttataaatgttttaatttcctctcttctcctGTTACCGGTGTGGATGAAGTCCTCATACATTTCTAATGTTCCATTCAAAATATCATTAATGCCAACTATGTAGAGCAAATCCTGTTTAGTTGCAAGAATTAAATGCGTGATCACTTGATCAGCCAAATTGGAGTACAATGAAAAACTGCTGCAGTTGCTGCACAATATCCTCCCACCAACATTCAACCTGCCAATGTCATTGAGTCCAAAAAGCAAAGGCTTCAATGATCCACCATCAGCAACTGAAACCACACTCATCCAAGGGCAAGATGATGAAAAACTCAAATCATTATGTTTCAGGGCCCCTATCCTACTCGTATACTCAAAGATTTTTCCCCCATCAAACTGAATATAAGCTGAACATCTTCTGGTAGGGTTGGGAGCAATGCCAATAACCTGCCCTTCCAGAGAGTTTTGATGGGAAATTTTTGCATGCCAGCCTGAGCATGTCAGCAAACCTGGGACATGATCCTCAGAGCATGAAAGCTCAATTTCCTGCAAATAAAAGCCAAGAATCCCATCCTCATTCGATGAAATTCTGGACAAGTAGTGATCAAAACCATAACGGGAAACAGCAAGCAGTATATGCGAATCCAACCATATAAGATGTACAACAGATCCAAACACAGATTCAGATATGGAGGCTTCAACAATAAATTGTTTGCCTTCAAGTTCATCCCAAGTATCAACTGTGGGGAGCTCTATGACACACAAACAACCATCTGATAGAAAAGCAGCCAAACAGTTCTTAGTATTCTTGGAATATAAAGATATCTCCCGGACAGCGCTCGGGAATTTCAGATTGAATAGATACATAGGAGGTGGCGTAAGAGACAAAGCAAGGGGAGTCACAAAAATCTTGGAATCATCAACAACTAATGATATTGAGTTCTCCGTGACAGCCGTATTCCAGATGAAGTTGTAAAGCGTGATATGCCCCCCAAGAGTCCAACAAATCAACTGCATTGGCTTTGTTGGGTCCCACATGAACTTCACTCCATCCTTCTTAGAGTACCTAATTTCATGCTTTAAGTACCAATGATTATTGCTGAACAACCAGATCTTTACAGCATCATGTTTTTCACATTTGACAATGGCTGCAAGAAGATCTGATGTGCAATTCCACCTCAGAATGTCTATTGTTGAATCCATTTGCTCATTGATTCTGAATGAGCTTCTTTCTAACCCATTCCTCTCAAAGAAAACTATTGATGGGCACTCACTGTCTGTTTTCCTGTCACAAACAGCCGCAATTTTTGCTCCACTTGGCATCCATTCAATTACTGATCCCATAAATGCCTTTGATTCTGAAGTAGCATGCAATGCCCCTGAATCTCGTTCCCATACCTTAATCCTCTTAAGCAAGGTAATAGAATCACAAACTTCACTCAGTGTCACAAAGTACTTCCCATCACCTCGCCAAGAAATGGGACTCTCATATCTAGAAGAGGTGGGTTCACCTGAAAACCGTAAGCCCACtcattaaattttcaaattttatcaaAACCCTATCCCGCCCccacaacaaccaaaaaaaaaaaccgccatcataaaggaaaaacaaaagtctCCCCGATATAATCATCCCAGATAGGAGGACATTTTAATTGCAACATAAATTTCCTCCAATTAAGACGATGATACCGTTCGAGCACATATAAGTGGTAAATTATACGCCTTTTTCTTCGTTCTATGTTAGTCCTTTCAGCTAAGGTTACTTCATTAGAAACCCAACACCAGTGCCAATCTATCAGAAAGTGTATAGCTTCGTAGAAACAAGTGGCAGCAGAATATACTATGCATGAAAACTtggaaaaaaaccaaaaaaaaaaatcaataatggCAGAAAGTCACGGAAAGGGGTCCTTACGTACGTCAACACCTTCAGGAACAATCTCCAGTGCAGTCTCATACAGCAAATCCCAATCATGAGTCATAACCAGTATCTGCCCCAGACGACTTAATACAGCAAGCACATCCCCGTCAGGACTGGGTGAGATGCACCTAACCCCACCCTCCACTCTACCAACCATAGTGGTTTCATTTCCATCCACACcatgcagcaacaaaagccCATCAAATGTCCCTATTACCAGCGCCTCTTTCTCCATCAGATACTCCAAGGCGGTGATGTAGTCATTGGGCTCCAAGTCGATGGAATCCACGTCCGCAGATAAGCTCCACGTCCTTTCATTCTGGAGGGAAATAAgcaataattcaaaaaatagaatGGAATAAAGAATGGAATTCAGAAAACGAAGGCATAGATAGTGCTTACATGGAATGAGGAGAGATGAGTGGTGTAAATACGGTTGGCAGAAGAAGCAAAGAACAAGCGGCTCCGCTCGATATCGAAGGCCGAGAATAGTACGGATTCGTCTTCTTCCTTCGACTCTAGCTCGAGCTTCGAAGAGAGCTCCGAGTAAAGCTTCAGATTGTTCATTCTGGGCTCTGTGTAGAGTGCGGCAAAGACCTGAAAATTCAAAtcagggggagagagagaggagaagaaaTTGTGCCCTAGTTTTCTGCACTGGGTGGTTTTGAGGGTTTAAGGTATAGCCTAGGACTAGGAGCCAGGAGGAGCAAAGCAAGAGGAGGCGCCTGAGAATTTTGCCCAGAAATCAGAACACTAAGCTGGTATTGGGTTCGGATCGATGGTGTGTCGAGCCGATTCGAAGAAAACGGGTTTCAAGGCTGGGAGAGCTCAAAGCCCAGATACCTAACAGAAGCCCAATCTGTGTACTTCAGCTGAGAAGCATAAATGCCAGGATTGCTTAGGATAATATATTTTCGATGAATAATACAGTTGTAGaatgtataaatatcatataattattttaaaaaataataaaatttattattaaaaaatttaattttttttatgtaaatcttatatttatttatttttttttaaattacacatCTTACATATTCtacaattgtaaatattatttatctatattttattagaaaacTTGTTTACAAGGATCTGAACTTTGATGTCTGACAATTGTTCTATGTATTTATTGATAGACAATGCTACTCTGTCTCCCACTTAGCTCctagtacaatttttttttttaaatattaaaaaaaatcactttcaaAATGGGGATCTTTTGGAGAGCAaactagccttttttttttttttttttttaactaaaaaagaaaaaatgtgcaTTAGGGGGCAAAGCAGGGGGCACTTTGAGGGGTAAACtaacattttcctttatttatatGAGGTAGAGATGTCATTCGATCAAAAGGTTATTTAGTCACTTTATTTAAATTCCGAATGAAATAAAGTTAATTATCTTAACCAGACTCCATTAAAAGTCCATATTTGACCTGTGAGCTCCCCTTAAACAATAGTCGAGCAAAGGAAAAAAGGATTGGGGTCTTGGGGGATTTGGGTTCAAGCTATTCCGAGTTCTGTGATTAGGCACTACTGAAAATGCTTTTTAAGTATTGCTagataatgaattgagatgagataggataaaagttaaataaagtattattaaaatattattttttaatattattattattttgagatttaaaaaaaattaaattatttattatattttgtataaaaacttcaaaaagtTATAAAGATGAGAAAAGTTGAAACACTTTTATTATACAAACGGCCTAATGCAATTTAACGTAGAAATGGAGAAGGAAACCGCATTATGGCAGGCGAGTTAGTGAGGAATATCAAGGCGTCCATGCAATCCAGCAACTCGGCCAATCTTAACAAGTCCATTATCGTTAAATCGATTCTTGAATAATAGcaattcataaataataattactAATCAATAAATAGAAGAACGAAAATAAGCATTTCCAGTAACACCATCCATAACTACCGAACAATGCTCTCACCTTCATTTGATCTATAAGTACAAGTACAAGAACATGGGTAATTACAATTTATCAAACATGGTAAGAGAGTTTCATCCCCCATAACAAAGGGAACAAAATGGAAGACAACAACAACCACCCTAAAaataggaaagaaaagaaaatacaaaagaagAAAGCGAAAAACCACTAATCTTTCTCTCTAATCCCAACCCCTAAACCGTATCCGACTATCTTCACCACCAAAACCTTGGCTTTGCCAGCTAAGTGAAAACTAAAACCTCTGTTGTTTTCTATCCTGTGCTTATTTCTGGTGTCTTCGTGAGTCGTTAACATCTTACAACATCCTGATAGCGTTACTGGAACCCATCAACTTACAAAGATGTTCAACCTAAACTAAAATGGTATCAGCTAGACTCCAGGCCTCTCTCCTCGCTAAGAAACAAAACTGACCCCAAGCTTCCATGAACAAATGCCGTCTTACTGGCCTGACATCCTAACTACTCTATATCTAAAGCAGATTTTAATCAAATAGAAAGCCCTTTTCTTTTGCTGCTTCCACCACAGTGCTAGCATTTCCTCTGGTCTTAGATAGGTTATAATAGAATTTCCACAAATTGACAGAGAACGGATATACCGAAAAAGCTTTCTCATAAAACCTTTCAGAGATGGCCTCGTTACCTGCAATATTGCCCAAAATATCGGCAGCTTCTACCCATACATACTCTGGTGGTATTGGAATAGCATGAAAGATTGCACCGACCAATGTTGAGCTTGCCCAAAACAAAATCCCAGCAGAAGCAACATTGGTAAAGTTGGAGTTTCTCCTTAACAGCTTGCAGACAGACATAGCTAACGGGTAGTTGGATGGTAGTATCTCCAAGATGGCTTCGACAAAATCCACCAAATTCTTCAACTCACCAAACTTAGGTAAAAGAGATGGGCCGTACCAAACTTCAAGCAGCAAGTTAACCAGAGAGAAATCAAATGAAACAGGATTTAATATGTTATTAACTAGTTGCTGAACTCTTGGTTTCTTGACATCATCAATGAATTTTCTTGATAATGGCACAGAGATGAGGAAAAGTCGGGCATCATCGAGATAACTCTCCAATATGTTCTTGATCCCAATGATAGGAGAGTCCTCCTTTAATGATAATTTGGCAATGAGCAAAAACATGGCATGCTCTCTCAAGCAATGCTTAAACCATTCTGGAGTAGCAGCCTTCATTGCCCAGTCAATGGCTAACTGGGCTTCGATGTGGTTATTTAGCAATAATTTTTGAAGAGAAAGATTGAGATAACCAAACATTAGATCTATCCCATTAGGATTGGAATTCGATGTTTCTGGACTAGCATTTGAACCCAATCCTTGTGAGAGAGATGAGTTACCACCATCCACGGCCTCTGATAATCTGCTTTGATGACATTGACCTTCCCAGATTGAGTGAAACCAACGGATAATAAGTTCCTTCGCAAAATCCAAACTTGCATTCTGGAGGGCATATTCAACATATTGATTCCAGATACAATGAATTCCAGGGGCTTCTTTTGGCCAGTTTCTAAGAGCATCCTCAAACCCTGAAAAGCTCAAATCTCCAAAATCACGTTTCAGTGTCCGTGCCGATATTAAAACGAGTTCTAAGCAAGATGGGTACAACTTAATATATTTGTCCAACAAATTTCTCACTTGTTCTAAGCAATCAAGTGCCACCAGGCACCTAATAAGGTTGACAGCAAAAAGCTGTGCTGACCTCAGATTACTTTCACTTTTATGTGATTCAGAATACAGATACGAATCAACAGAACTTGCTGCTGCTTCCACAAGCTCAACAGCCCTCTGTTTCTCATCATCTATCAGATCAACAAAAGGCCATTCTATTTCAAGTTCTTTCTCACACTCAAACCTCTCTACCACAGCATCAGGCAGTTTCCTGTAAATCACTAAGTACACACAACAAACCCATAATACACATTTGTCAGAAATTTTTAAGCATGCAAGAATGTCTGAGTGTGAAAGAGAAAAGGGCTCATTAGAGATTTTCATTTCAGGGAAGAGCCCATAACTTCTCTGGATGGCCTTCTCAACATTCCCAGACATGCGCAAACAATCCATCATCTGCAAAAACAGGTCTAAGATGCATGCACTATCACGCATTCTGTCCCTGTCAGAAGCAGATGCATGGCGACAAAGCGCTTTAATGGATGCATCATATGCAACCAACCGGCCATCAAATTGTGTACGACTGTTGATGTACATAAGCCAGAGTTCATAAGATCCTTCATTGTGTTTGACCTGAATAGCAAGAGAAAAGTGTTTCCATATGGCAATTCAATGTCAGTTCTCTGAAGGAAGCATAGAAGTGCTTAAACTAGAAACAGACAGGAAATGCTGGAATAAAAAAAGTGGAATATGACATGAAAGAACAAAGACAATTAGAAAAACGATGGCAAGAAGGTTTTCCTATTACAAAGAAACATTCTGTTCTGCATtaatttcaaacaaaaccaTGTTCTTTTTACTTCTCCTTGTAATCTAACTCTCACGAGCTCTCTGTTCTTACATTTTTAAGAGCAGGGAATGTATGACCTTAAAGCTCCAACGCAAACGGTAAAAGAAACAAGATTCAAGAGCTCATCGATCCCATTTCCTTTTTACAAATTTATCCCTCAAACAAGTAGAGTTCCAGCCTTGCCCATTGAGAGAGACTTAATTTCGCCCAGTTGAAAAGATAAGTACAACTCAAAGGTGGCAGCTTTCATTAACTACCATAGACATCTGGAAACACAAAATATGTATTTGAAGCTCAAATATAACCACTTTTCAAGTCAACCAAAAGAACATGTATTGCTGGAAAACAGGAAAGAGATGCTCTCGAGAAAATAACCAACACTAACCATCCCCTACTACTTGCCCCCAACCCAatcaaggaaagaaaaagagactAAAAAAACCGCCATGACAGAGTATGTTGGTTGGAGCTGGATTTATAGAGTATGTGGGTGGCATGCATTTGAGCACCATGAGTATATTTCACCCTACTTAATATCACACATTGGATGGTAACAATCATGCATAAGCAGCATCACATACTAAAAAAACTCTTATCCAGCGCTTATTACTAAGCAGATGAAACAACAAATCATTACAATTGTGAATCCAGAGATAaggtatatatattacaagagTCAACAATTCCATACAAGTCAAACATGATAAATTTCAGTATGAAGCAACGCTATGAAGAATCAGGAAGTCCCATCAGGTGTGTAGACAGCTACCATCAATACATATCATTAGGActtctttttttataggtaatgcATATCATTAGGACTAACAGATCAAAACCATATAGATAGAAATCTTTAGTGCCTTCTTAGAGTTACCAATGTTAATAGCAACACCTATAAGCCTGTCTCCACACTTGCAGAAACTCCTCATTCTTCATAGCATACTCCATTTATAGTAGAAAGCATATAAATAACATACCGCATGAGAGAACATGTCATCCTTCCCAACTGATTTCGTATTgctatagtaaataagtagataaaaaatcCAGAGTGTTACAGAAGTTGGATCAGTCTCAAGAGCTCGTGACAGCACATCGAGAGCCTACAAAGCTCAAAAATATGAGATGAAAATATTGGCAATGCAGGATGATATTCCAAATGAACAAAAGAAAGTTACCTTTTTCACACCCTCAATATTATTAACCTCCTGATTGAGAATAATAAGTGCCATCTCAACGGATTGATCATTATTGGCCAAAGCTTGTTCAAGTTGATTCTAAGCATACATCATGTAAGAAAAAGGTTAGCATGGATGAGACAAAAAGGGACCAAACAATGCAATAAAACAGttgttaataaataaaaacaaattggaCACCACTGGAAGTTTTGATCACTAAAAAGATAGTAGCAGTATGAAGGCTAGGCATCTAAATCAAGagaataaccttttttttttttttttttttttttttataggtaacctatttttatatgaagaggaaaatcaagataataaataatcaaTGAACAGTGAACAAACCAATATGCCATTTCTACTCTGGAAATATGATGACTGCCTGTTCCAATTGCCATCAATCTCTATACGACCATCACTGCCATGCAAGAATGGACCATCTGCAGGGAAAGGTTTTCGATGCATATTTGATATTGCTAAGGAGATGCTGAAACACTTTTCCCACCATTGACTGGTCACTCGTGCTAGAATAGACTGATATGAAAGCGGATCAGCTCTAAGCATATCTAATCCAACTAGATAAGTTGGAGCAACCATAACATCAAAATACTTGGGACCTTTTGTTGCACCACTACATGCTCGTTGGTGTAAGATTAATCCAGGTTGAGAACCTGCAGAaggttttgttttataaaagtaaaagtaaagtTAAAGTGATAgtaaaggcatagcccaagtacaccgGTAGTATACAATGAACATGCCTAATTACAACTACGCACTAGTGAAAGATACAAGCAAATAGTGAAGATTGTCCATATTACAAGAACCTGCAGAAGTTATATTTATCCAATTTGAGTATCTGCAAAACTACTATTTCAGGAAGTAAGCAATATAATGCAGGTCTCAAAAATCACCACAGAAATTTACATACCTGCACAATCAGGATCATTATGCTGATACATACTTCCATTAGAGTAGTCCTTAACATGTTGCCAAGGACATTCATCATTGTTGCATTTTCCTCGAAGCTCATACATGCAAAGAGGCCAAAATGGATTAACTGTGGGGTTGCAGGTATAAGAaccaaattctcttccacttaAATCTTTAATTGCATTGGCTATTGCAGAGTTACTCTGAATCTTGTCAGAGTTAACATGAGCACTCTCTTcattgtaaatatcattatcCTGACTTTGCTGATCTCTGGTCTGCAATTCTACTAAACCGATTGGAGACATAACCTTCAGATGACAAAATGCACTCCTCACAATTGAAGGAGGTGAAGATGACACAGAATTCAGCAAGTGGTGACCTTGCCTAACAGATAATCTGCAGTCCTGGGAATCAGTAGTGGAGtgagagtttgaagcattttcaGTTTGATGCTGGTTCCGAATATCAAGAGAAGGCTCAATGATACTCCTTTCTTGCCTATCAGTGCCTAGATTAGGGTAAAACAagataaagaaaacaaataa
Coding sequences within it:
- the LOC122290554 gene encoding uncharacterized protein LOC122290554 isoform X1, giving the protein MEEIDDAMASKPADSNPNAERAHKPSSKVREEGELSSSSDGNDDNENPACSALQSAGTATPPAGHSPVASMIKVTQGIQAGSSDIHYRTSTQRKFQKSSDKNRVPLKSPKTAWRPPLGPSNNNLVIRFSDDDSGSDSEEYRQDKALETKGNMTVVEGNQRLSVPSSAESTKLRQTARNVKKVLPKKNSLSRPFMSVTTTIQGANSRGAGNSSVEQGSRWRNFNSVKKSLDQDRRGDKGVGLNTTKLQDLRQQIALRESELKHRSAQQNKESASVLDRDHNAINIKNDTARKHDATAANSIQLESKEPDKKRLKVGGSINTQLNSGDQQEIPAAKSTFVSEGTALENISLQNLNKADCSQREVSLRRAESSIVKLKRQDDKCVAVSPESMPSMANDVPCLCSAGADINTGCNQSGRSSRQVNSCAVLNQTTPLANITSNTLPKSLSSLELSQETGYGGRQPPGSLLYKVTAQNNLIRGRDHHEVTPNDMTLESSFNNICQGPLNNASFWNYLGNSNEHSNITMQSLVEMEGSLDKDLEEAQEHRHRCEIEERNALKAYRKAQRALVEANARCIDLYRRREHYSAHLRSYIMENSSLFSSSMQHEHAGVGLDYSNSISENANLIPTPSHHMQPEFDGFMQPGCGSNTHFIGNAPINAVHRQLGGHNLGSEPCSELDASTSEPLPHRCNNAADGVRSPSNDANISADEDEETFPFDVESIQPSNECRIKDKKFENGQNNSNNESDKKILIDSSQDTLLLEATLRSKLFAQLGTRTLSKNISSCDNTEHAVEQAAENDVGRERTHTGNGSLSGIEKHKKHDHGGTDRQERSIIEPSLDIRNQHQTENASNSHSTTDSQDCRLSVRQGHHLLNSVSSSPPSIVRSAFCHLKVMSPIGLVELQTRDQQSQDNDIYNEESAHVNSDKIQSNSAIANAIKDLSGREFGSYTCNPTVNPFWPLCMYELRGKCNNDECPWQHVKDYSNGSMYQHNDPDCAGSQPGLILHQRACSGATKGPKYFDVMVAPTYLVGLDMLRADPLSYQSILARVTSQWWEKCFSISLAISNMHRKPFPADGPFLHGSDGRIEIDGNWNRQSSYFQSRNGILNQLEQALANNDQSVEMALIILNQEVNNIEGVKKALDVLSRALETDPTSVTLWIFYLLIYYSNTKSVGKDDMFSHAVKHNEGSYELWLMYINSRTQFDGRLVAYDASIKALCRHASASDRDRMRDSACILDLFLQMMDCLRMSGNVEKAIQRSYGLFPEMKISNEPFSLSHSDILACLKISDKCVLWVCCVYLVIYRKLPDAVVERFECEKELEIEWPFVDLIDDEKQRAVELVEAAASSVDSYLYSESHKSESNLRSAQLFAVNLIRCLVALDCLEQVRNLLDKYIKLYPSCLELVLISARTLKRDFGDLSFSGFEDALRNWPKEAPGIHCIWNQYVEYALQNASLDFAKELIIRWFHSIWEGQCHQSRLSEAVDGGNSSLSQGLGSNASPETSNSNPNGIDLMFGYLNLSLQKLLLNNHIEAQLAIDWAMKAATPEWFKHCLREHAMFLLIAKLSLKEDSPIIGIKNILESYLDDARLFLISVPLSRKFIDDVKKPRVQQLVNNILNPVSFDFSLVNLLLEVWYGPSLLPKFGELKNLVDFVEAILEILPSNYPLAMSVCKLLRRNSNFTNVASAGILFWASSTLVGAIFHAIPIPPEYVWVEAADILGNIAGNEAISERFYEKAFSVYPFSVNLWKFYYNLSKTRGNASTVVEAAKEKGFLFD